In Achromobacter xylosoxidans A8, a single window of DNA contains:
- a CDS encoding alpha/beta hydrolase, with protein MQSVKIKHTYWDIAADLYFPPDFDKSRKYPAIISAHPIGSCKEQTSGKVYGEALAKAGFVVIAFDASFQGASGGEPRFTEDPTLRVEDFRVVCDYLVTLPYVDEERIGVLGICGGGGYSINAAMTERRIKAVGTVTGANYGRLMREGFSGFDPIGALEAMAKQRTAEARGAALRVDDLLPPSPEAAKEAGIKEIDVLGATEYYRSDRGRAPNGLNRALLSHQSAAIGWDAFHLCETLLTQPLMVVVGDQVGAFGAYRDGCEIIGRAASKKKELVVVEGWSHYDLYDKPEPVGQALAKLIPFYQENL; from the coding sequence ATGCAAAGCGTCAAGATCAAGCACACCTACTGGGACATTGCGGCGGACCTGTACTTCCCGCCGGATTTCGACAAAAGCAGGAAGTACCCGGCGATCATCAGCGCGCACCCCATAGGAAGCTGCAAGGAGCAGACCTCGGGCAAGGTCTACGGCGAGGCCCTGGCCAAGGCAGGTTTCGTCGTCATCGCCTTCGATGCCAGCTTCCAGGGCGCCAGCGGCGGCGAACCGCGTTTCACCGAAGACCCCACGCTGCGCGTCGAGGACTTTCGGGTGGTGTGCGACTACCTGGTGACGCTGCCCTATGTGGACGAAGAACGCATCGGCGTGCTGGGTATTTGTGGAGGCGGCGGCTACTCCATCAACGCCGCCATGACCGAGCGCCGGATCAAGGCCGTGGGCACCGTCACGGGCGCGAACTATGGCCGCCTGATGCGCGAAGGCTTCAGCGGATTTGATCCTATCGGCGCGCTGGAGGCCATGGCCAAGCAGCGCACGGCAGAGGCCCGGGGGGCCGCGCTGCGCGTTGACGACCTGCTGCCGCCCTCGCCCGAGGCAGCCAAGGAAGCGGGCATCAAGGAAATTGACGTGCTTGGCGCCACCGAGTACTACCGCAGTGACCGTGGCCGCGCGCCCAATGGCCTGAACCGTGCGCTGCTCTCGCACCAGTCCGCGGCCATAGGCTGGGATGCTTTTCACCTCTGCGAGACCTTGTTGACGCAGCCCTTGATGGTGGTGGTCGGCGATCAGGTCGGGGCCTTTGGCGCCTACCGCGACGGCTGCGAGATCATTGGCCGCGCCGCCTCGAAGAAGAAGGAGTTGGTCGTGGTCGAAGGCTGGTCGCATTATGACCTGTACGACAAGCCCGAGCCCGTCGGCCAGGCGTTGGCCAAGCTGATCCCCTTCTATCAGGAAAACCTGTAG
- a CDS encoding VOC family protein gives MPQLSAYLSFDGNCAEAMQFYERVLGGRMEAMIRYADAPPDAAMPVLSDEDAGRIMHARLGLDEQTLMGSDATAGHPYPGKQGVALSLAYPTVSDAQRVFELLADGGSITMPLQKTFWAEAHGSLIDRYGTRWMVSGGRVSH, from the coding sequence ATGCCCCAACTATCCGCCTACCTCAGCTTTGACGGCAATTGCGCCGAAGCCATGCAGTTCTACGAACGCGTGCTGGGCGGCCGGATGGAGGCCATGATCCGCTATGCGGACGCGCCGCCCGACGCCGCCATGCCGGTCCTGTCGGACGAAGACGCCGGGCGCATCATGCACGCACGCCTGGGCCTGGACGAGCAGACGCTGATGGGCAGCGATGCCACCGCCGGGCATCCTTACCCTGGCAAACAGGGCGTGGCCCTGTCCCTGGCCTATCCCACGGTCTCGGACGCGCAGCGCGTCTTCGAGCTGCTGGCCGATGGCGGCAGTATTACGATGCCGCTGCAGAAGACCTTCTGGGCCGAAGCCCATGGCTCGCTGATAGACCGCTACGGCACCCGCTGGATGGTCAGCGGCGGGCGCGTTTCCCACTAA
- a CDS encoding LON peptidase substrate-binding domain-containing protein — translation MSLIPLFPLSNALFPAGVLHLRIFEVRYLDMIRRCIADGSEFGVVGLLSGQEVRTPEGMETLAPVGTMARIESWDAPMPALLELRCVGTSRFRLLSSEVAKYGLWMGQAEPIPDDPPAPVPAAMQPSADALGRLVAQWQQDGVSPERMPLGPPFRLDDSGWVADRWCELLPLPPDDKAALLAMTDPVARLAAIQDVLRGQGLA, via the coding sequence ATGTCTCTGATTCCGCTGTTTCCGCTATCCAACGCGCTGTTTCCCGCCGGCGTGCTGCATTTGCGCATCTTCGAGGTGCGCTACCTGGACATGATCCGACGATGCATCGCGGACGGCAGCGAGTTCGGCGTGGTGGGCCTGCTGTCGGGCCAGGAGGTTCGCACGCCGGAGGGCATGGAGACGCTGGCGCCGGTCGGTACGATGGCGCGCATCGAATCGTGGGACGCGCCCATGCCGGCCCTGCTGGAGCTGCGCTGCGTCGGCACCAGCCGCTTCCGGCTGCTTTCCAGCGAGGTGGCAAAATACGGCCTTTGGATGGGCCAGGCCGAGCCCATCCCCGACGACCCGCCCGCGCCCGTGCCGGCGGCCATGCAGCCTAGCGCCGACGCGTTGGGACGCCTGGTCGCCCAATGGCAGCAAGACGGGGTGTCCCCCGAAAGAATGCCCCTGGGCCCGCCGTTCCGGCTCGACGACAGCGGCTGGGTCGCCGATCGCTGGTGCGAACTGCTGCCGCTGCCGCCCGACGACAAGGCCGCCTTGCTCGCCATGACCGATCCGGTGGCGCGCCTGGCGGCAATCCAGGACGTGCTGCGGGGGCAGGGGCTGGCTTAG
- a CDS encoding LysR family transcriptional regulator, whose product MDPSLLPSLAWFAHVAHHRSFTKAAAEMGVSRANLSQNVKALERRLNVKLLYRTTRDMSLTEEGQRLYDVWYPALIAVERTVRTMHDMRDEPSGLVRVNTSRVAAKTLLDPHLQEFCTRYPRLQLELVMDDALANIVAEGCDAGIRIGESLAEHMVAVPITSALEMAVVATPAYFEQHGLPVTPADLSRHNCLRFRQTRGAIHPWEFTSPEAGGHTFTVEPQGRIITNDDDGMIRAALQGAGLMQHIDIAVQQHLESGALVRVLHNWCKPFAGFYIYAPTRAQMPAKVRALIDFLVEKREGR is encoded by the coding sequence ATGGACCCGTCATTGCTTCCTTCCCTGGCCTGGTTCGCCCATGTGGCCCACCACCGCAGCTTTACCAAAGCCGCGGCTGAAATGGGGGTCTCTCGCGCCAATCTGTCGCAGAACGTGAAGGCACTGGAGCGCCGCTTGAACGTCAAGCTGCTGTACCGCACGACGCGGGACATGTCGCTGACCGAAGAAGGCCAGCGTCTCTATGACGTGTGGTATCCGGCATTGATCGCGGTGGAGCGCACGGTACGCACCATGCACGACATGCGTGACGAGCCCTCCGGGCTGGTGCGGGTGAACACCTCGCGCGTAGCGGCCAAAACGCTGCTGGACCCCCATTTGCAGGAGTTTTGTACGCGCTACCCCAGACTCCAACTGGAACTGGTCATGGACGATGCGCTGGCCAACATCGTGGCCGAAGGCTGTGATGCCGGCATACGCATAGGCGAGAGCCTGGCCGAACACATGGTGGCGGTGCCGATCACGTCAGCGCTGGAAATGGCGGTAGTGGCCACGCCCGCGTACTTCGAGCAACATGGCTTGCCCGTCACACCGGCAGACCTGTCCCGGCACAACTGCCTGCGTTTCAGGCAGACCCGGGGTGCGATCCACCCGTGGGAATTCACCTCGCCCGAGGCCGGCGGCCACACCTTCACCGTGGAGCCTCAGGGCCGCATCATCACCAACGACGACGACGGAATGATCCGTGCCGCGTTGCAAGGCGCTGGACTCATGCAGCACATCGACATCGCTGTCCAGCAACATCTGGAGTCCGGCGCGCTGGTGCGTGTGCTGCACAACTGGTGCAAGCCCTTCGCGGGGTTCTATATCTATGCGCCAACTCGGGCTCAGATGCCCGCCAAGGTGCGCGCGTTGATTGATTTTCTGGTCGAGAAGCGCGAGGGCCGCTGA
- a CDS encoding SDR family oxidoreductase produces MTKAMTKVLILGASGQIARWVVQMLGERKDLEQTLLVRDPKKLTSAEPANARIAIGDVMDKKLLPQLMEGQDVVYANLAGDVDKQTAHILAVMRSKGVKRLIIVNSLGIYDEVPGKFGEWNRHEIGQYLPPYRKSADLIEASDTDYTILRAAWLQNEEEVDYEITGRDEPFKGTEVSRKSVAALVTELVAHPERLVRANVGVNKPNTAGDKPAFA; encoded by the coding sequence ATGACCAAGGCCATGACCAAGGTATTGATCCTGGGCGCGAGCGGCCAGATTGCCCGCTGGGTCGTACAGATGCTGGGCGAGCGCAAGGATCTCGAACAGACTCTGCTTGTGCGCGACCCCAAGAAGCTCACCAGCGCGGAACCCGCCAACGCCAGAATAGCCATCGGCGATGTGATGGACAAGAAGCTGCTGCCCCAGCTTATGGAGGGACAGGATGTGGTCTATGCCAATCTGGCGGGTGACGTGGACAAACAGACTGCGCACATCCTGGCGGTGATGAGGTCCAAGGGCGTCAAGCGCCTGATCATCGTGAACTCGCTGGGCATCTATGACGAAGTGCCAGGCAAGTTCGGCGAATGGAACCGCCACGAGATCGGCCAGTACCTGCCGCCTTACCGCAAGTCAGCGGATCTGATCGAGGCGTCCGATACCGACTACACCATCTTGCGTGCTGCCTGGCTGCAGAACGAAGAGGAAGTGGACTACGAGATCACCGGGCGGGACGAGCCATTCAAGGGCACCGAAGTATCGCGCAAGAGCGTGGCAGCGTTGGTGACGGAACTGGTAGCGCACCCCGAGCGGCTGGTGCGCGCCAACGTGGGGGTGAACAAGCCCAATACCGCCGGCGACAAGCCAGCTTTCGCTTGA
- a CDS encoding c-type cytochrome produces the protein MKARELVLATLGAWVLTQPSLSFAQSLNGKNLYTQRCAMCHGADIKGSGPLAKKSNPPTPDLTTTAFKKRLNEYPGVIVSSVILRPNGDLIPRTLRENGVKLAPHSWTVQDFRDLNKYMSDVISKSR, from the coding sequence ATGAAAGCAAGAGAATTAGTCCTCGCCACGCTAGGAGCGTGGGTGTTGACTCAACCATCACTATCTTTCGCACAGAGCCTCAACGGGAAGAATCTCTACACCCAGAGATGCGCGATGTGCCACGGCGCAGATATCAAGGGCTCGGGGCCACTGGCCAAGAAAAGCAATCCTCCCACGCCCGACCTCACAACGACTGCGTTCAAGAAGCGACTCAATGAATATCCGGGCGTCATAGTCTCGTCGGTAATCCTTCGTCCGAACGGAGATCTGATTCCGAGAACGTTGAGAGAGAACGGCGTGAAGCTGGCGCCGCACTCCTGGACCGTTCAGGATTTTCGGGATTTGAACAAGTACATGAGCGATGTGATTTCCAAAAGCCGATGA
- a CDS encoding carboxymuconolactone decarboxylase family protein has product MSTVTLLSDEDVRKSPQAWAVFEDIRATRKSDFINNFWRALANDPPQLERVWGQLKQVMMADGELSPLVREMIYIAVSTANGCTYCIHSHTAAARAKGMTDGQHAELLGVIGMAAQTNAMVTAMQVPVDEAFIVK; this is encoded by the coding sequence ATGAGCACCGTAACACTGCTGTCCGACGAAGACGTACGCAAAAGCCCGCAAGCCTGGGCCGTGTTCGAAGACATTCGCGCCACGCGCAAGTCGGATTTCATCAACAACTTCTGGCGCGCCCTGGCCAACGATCCGCCGCAGCTGGAGCGGGTCTGGGGCCAGCTCAAACAGGTCATGATGGCCGACGGCGAACTCTCGCCGCTGGTGCGTGAAATGATCTACATCGCCGTGTCCACCGCCAACGGCTGCACTTACTGCATCCACTCCCACACCGCCGCCGCCCGCGCCAAGGGCATGACCGACGGCCAGCATGCCGAACTGCTGGGCGTGATCGGCATGGCCGCGCAGACCAACGCCATGGTCACGGCCATGCAGGTGCCTGTCGACGAGGCATTCATCGTGAAATAG
- a CDS encoding MFS transporter — MTHGIHGKQRWWALMVLCLGVLMIVLDTTIVNVALPSIREDLHFTETSLVWVVNAYMLTFGGFLLLGGRLGDLLGHRRMFLAGLVVFTIASLACGLAQNQALLIGARAAQGLGGAVVSAVSLSLIMNLFTETGERARAMGVYGFVCAGGGSIGVLLGGLLTSALSWHWIFLVNLPIGVVVYALCLRLIPAARPAAAGTRLDVAGALSVTASLMLAVYAVVNGNEAGWTSTQSLTLLGAAAALMILFLTIEARVESPLMPLGLFRLRNVATANVVGVLWAAAMFAWFFVSALYMQLVLGYSPMEVGLAFLPANLIMAAFSLGLSAKLVMRFGIRAPLATGLFMAALGLALFARAPVDGSFAADVLPGMLLLGLGAGVAFNPMLLAAMSDVEPSQSGLASGVVNTAFMMGGALGLAVLASLAAARSAGLAAAGAAPSVALNGGYQLTFLAGALIAGLAAVLSALLVRTRNHELSVQAGTTH; from the coding sequence ATGACGCATGGAATACACGGCAAGCAACGCTGGTGGGCGCTGATGGTGCTTTGCCTGGGCGTGTTGATGATTGTGCTGGACACCACCATCGTGAACGTCGCCCTGCCCTCTATTCGCGAAGACCTGCATTTCACCGAGACCTCGCTGGTCTGGGTGGTGAATGCCTACATGCTGACGTTCGGCGGCTTCCTGCTGCTGGGTGGGCGGCTGGGCGACCTGCTGGGCCACCGCCGCATGTTCCTGGCGGGCCTGGTGGTCTTCACCATCGCCTCGCTGGCCTGTGGCCTGGCGCAGAACCAGGCCCTGCTGATCGGCGCACGCGCCGCGCAGGGGTTGGGCGGCGCGGTGGTGTCGGCGGTGTCGCTGTCGCTCATCATGAATCTGTTCACCGAAACGGGCGAACGGGCGCGCGCCATGGGCGTGTACGGCTTTGTCTGTGCAGGCGGCGGCAGCATCGGGGTGCTGTTGGGCGGGCTGCTGACCAGCGCACTGTCCTGGCACTGGATCTTCCTGGTCAACCTGCCTATCGGCGTAGTGGTCTATGCGCTGTGCCTGCGGCTGATTCCGGCCGCCCGGCCCGCCGCCGCGGGTACCCGGCTGGACGTGGCCGGCGCGCTCAGCGTCACGGCCTCGCTCATGCTGGCGGTGTATGCCGTGGTCAATGGCAATGAAGCCGGCTGGACGTCGACGCAATCGCTGACCCTGCTGGGCGCGGCCGCCGCGCTGATGATCCTGTTCCTGACCATCGAGGCGCGGGTGGAATCGCCGCTGATGCCGCTGGGCCTGTTCCGCCTGCGCAACGTGGCCACCGCCAACGTCGTGGGCGTGCTGTGGGCTGCTGCCATGTTCGCGTGGTTCTTCGTGTCGGCGCTGTACATGCAGCTGGTGCTGGGCTATAGCCCTATGGAAGTGGGCCTGGCCTTCCTGCCGGCCAACCTCATCATGGCGGCGTTCTCGCTGGGCCTGTCGGCCAAGCTGGTGATGCGCTTCGGCATCCGCGCGCCGTTGGCCACGGGCCTGTTCATGGCAGCGTTGGGACTGGCGCTGTTTGCGCGCGCGCCGGTGGACGGCAGCTTCGCCGCGGACGTGCTGCCCGGCATGCTATTGCTGGGCCTGGGCGCGGGCGTGGCCTTCAATCCCATGCTGCTGGCCGCGATGAGCGATGTGGAGCCCAGCCAGTCGGGCCTGGCTTCGGGCGTGGTCAACACCGCTTTCATGATGGGTGGCGCATTGGGCCTGGCGGTGCTGGCCAGTCTGGCCGCGGCGCGCAGCGCGGGCCTGGCCGCCGCAGGCGCGGCGCCGAGCGTGGCGCTGAATGGCGGCTATCAGCTGACCTTTCTGGCGGGCGCGCTGATCGCGGGGCTGGCCGCGGTGCTGAGCGCGCTGCTGGTGCGCACACGCAACCATGAGTTGTCGGTCCAGGCCGGTACCACACACTGA
- a CDS encoding GFA family protein yields the protein MLKGSCHCGQIAFEVDGEPSQVLECNCSHCIRKGYLLWFVPRASVRLATPASGLSTYRFNKHVISHHFCANCGCAPFGFGVGAKGEETAAVNVRCLENVDLNAWPRIPYDGRSV from the coding sequence ATGCTGAAAGGAAGCTGCCATTGCGGACAGATCGCATTTGAAGTCGACGGCGAACCGTCCCAGGTCCTGGAATGCAATTGCTCGCACTGCATCCGTAAAGGCTATCTGCTGTGGTTCGTGCCTCGCGCCAGCGTGCGCCTTGCCACGCCCGCCAGCGGCTTGTCGACCTACCGGTTCAACAAGCACGTGATCTCACACCATTTCTGCGCCAATTGCGGCTGCGCGCCATTCGGCTTTGGCGTAGGCGCCAAGGGCGAAGAGACCGCGGCGGTGAACGTGCGCTGCCTGGAAAACGTGGATCTGAACGCCTGGCCCCGCATTCCGTACGACGGCCGCAGCGTCTGA
- a CDS encoding M20 aminoacylase family protein, whose translation MNLIEEIVENSPSIRDIRRDIHAHPELAFEENRTSDLVAQLLESWDIPVHRGFGKTGLVGVIRNGDSGRTLGLRADMDALPMHEVNQFSHASKHPGVMHACGHDGHTAMLLGAAQHLARHRNFDGTVYLIFQPAEERGGGAREMMRDGLFEKFPMEAVFGMHNMPGIPVGCFASSAGPVLASNSEFHVTIRGKGGHAAMPHLAIDPIPAAAQMIEAFQTIISRNKKPLETAVISVTTVQAGGVVNVIPDTCELRGTVRAYTRETLDLIERRMGEVAQHVAGMFGAQCEFVFTRHYPSTINHEAETSFMRNALTQVVGQERVLVQAPIMAAEDFSFMLEEVPGSYCFIGNGEGDHREPGHGEGPCLVHNTSYDFNDALLPIGASAFVKLAENWMPRK comes from the coding sequence ATGAACCTGATCGAAGAGATTGTTGAAAACTCCCCGTCCATCCGCGACATCCGCAGGGACATCCATGCGCATCCGGAACTGGCGTTCGAAGAGAACCGCACCTCCGACCTGGTGGCCCAGCTGCTGGAAAGCTGGGACATCCCGGTGCATCGGGGCTTCGGCAAGACCGGCCTGGTGGGCGTGATCCGCAATGGCGACTCCGGCCGCACCCTGGGCCTGCGCGCCGACATGGACGCGCTGCCCATGCACGAGGTCAACCAGTTCAGCCACGCCAGCAAGCATCCCGGCGTGATGCACGCCTGCGGCCACGACGGCCACACCGCCATGTTGCTGGGCGCCGCCCAGCATCTGGCGCGCCATCGCAACTTCGACGGCACGGTCTACCTGATCTTCCAGCCGGCCGAAGAGCGCGGCGGCGGCGCGCGCGAGATGATGCGCGACGGCCTGTTCGAGAAATTTCCCATGGAAGCCGTGTTCGGCATGCACAACATGCCGGGCATCCCGGTCGGCTGCTTCGCCTCGTCCGCGGGGCCGGTGCTGGCGTCCAACAGCGAATTCCACGTGACCATACGCGGCAAGGGCGGCCACGCGGCCATGCCGCACCTGGCCATCGATCCCATACCCGCGGCGGCCCAGATGATCGAGGCCTTCCAGACCATCATCAGCCGCAACAAGAAACCGCTGGAGACGGCAGTCATCTCGGTAACCACAGTGCAGGCGGGCGGGGTCGTCAACGTCATCCCCGACACCTGCGAACTGCGCGGCACGGTGCGCGCCTACACCCGCGAAACGCTGGACCTGATCGAGCGCCGCATGGGCGAGGTCGCGCAGCACGTGGCTGGCATGTTCGGCGCGCAGTGCGAATTCGTTTTCACGCGGCACTATCCGTCGACCATCAACCACGAAGCCGAGACCTCCTTCATGCGCAACGCGCTGACCCAGGTGGTGGGGCAGGAGCGCGTGCTGGTGCAGGCGCCCATCATGGCGGCCGAGGATTTTTCCTTCATGCTGGAAGAGGTGCCCGGCAGCTATTGCTTCATCGGCAACGGCGAAGGCGACCACCGCGAACCTGGCCACGGTGAAGGTCCGTGCCTGGTCCACAACACCAGCTACGACTTCAACGATGCGCTGCTGCCGATCGGCGCCAGCGCCTTCGTGAAGCTGGCGGAAAACTGGATGCCGCGCAAGTAG